A single window of Nocardioides baekrokdamisoli DNA harbors:
- the purB gene encoding adenylosuccinate lyase: MTVPNVLAARYASKELAAIWSPEHKIVLERQLWIAVLKAQRELGIDVPDGVIEAYEKVIDTVDLGSIAARERITRHDVKARIEEFSDLAGHEHIHKGMTSRDLTENVEQLQILSSLTLVRDRAVAVLARLGRLAAEHETTVMAGRSHNVAAQSTTLGKRFATVADELMVAFQRVEELIARYPLRGIKGPMGTAQDMLDLLDGDAAKLAQLETAVARHLGFDHVFTSVGQVYPRSLDFDVVSALVQLAAAPSNLATTIRLMAGNELVTEGFKEGQVGSSAMPHKMNSRSCERVNGLSVILRGHLSMIGELAGDQWNEGDVSDSVVRRVALPDAFFAIDGLFETFLTVLDEFGAFPAVIQRELDRYLPYLATTKVLMAAVRNGVGREYAHEAIKEAAVGTALAMRKGQPENDVFAKLAADERLGLTSEQLASLVAAPIEFTGAAVAQVQTVVAKVDAIVARYADAAAYAPGGIL; this comes from the coding sequence GTGACCGTCCCGAATGTCCTCGCCGCTCGCTACGCCTCGAAGGAACTGGCGGCCATCTGGTCGCCGGAGCACAAGATCGTGCTCGAACGGCAGCTGTGGATCGCTGTCCTCAAGGCGCAGCGTGAGCTCGGCATTGACGTCCCGGACGGCGTCATCGAGGCGTACGAGAAGGTCATCGACACCGTCGACCTCGGCTCGATCGCCGCTCGTGAGCGGATCACCCGCCATGACGTGAAGGCGCGGATCGAGGAGTTCTCCGACCTCGCGGGCCACGAGCACATCCACAAGGGTATGACCTCGCGCGACCTCACCGAGAACGTCGAGCAGTTGCAGATCCTGTCGAGCCTCACACTCGTACGTGACCGCGCCGTAGCAGTCCTTGCGCGCCTCGGCCGCCTCGCCGCCGAGCACGAGACCACCGTGATGGCGGGCCGCTCCCACAACGTCGCCGCCCAGTCGACCACCCTCGGCAAGCGGTTCGCCACGGTCGCCGACGAGTTGATGGTTGCCTTCCAGCGGGTCGAGGAACTCATCGCGCGCTACCCGTTGCGCGGCATCAAGGGTCCGATGGGCACGGCCCAGGACATGCTCGACCTGCTCGACGGCGACGCGGCCAAGTTGGCCCAGCTCGAGACCGCGGTCGCGAGGCACCTCGGCTTCGACCACGTCTTCACGTCGGTCGGTCAGGTCTACCCGCGTTCGCTGGACTTCGACGTGGTCAGCGCGCTGGTCCAGCTCGCTGCGGCGCCGTCCAACCTGGCGACCACCATCCGCCTGATGGCCGGCAACGAGCTGGTCACCGAGGGCTTCAAGGAGGGCCAGGTCGGCTCGTCGGCGATGCCGCACAAGATGAACAGCCGCTCCTGTGAGCGCGTGAACGGCCTGTCGGTGATCCTGCGCGGCCACCTGTCGATGATCGGCGAGCTCGCCGGCGACCAGTGGAACGAGGGCGATGTCTCCGATTCCGTCGTACGCCGCGTCGCCCTGCCGGACGCGTTCTTCGCGATCGACGGGCTGTTCGAGACGTTCCTGACCGTGCTCGATGAGTTCGGGGCGTTCCCGGCGGTCATCCAGCGAGAGTTGGACCGTTACCTGCCGTACCTCGCCACCACCAAGGTGCTGATGGCCGCGGTTCGCAACGGTGTCGGGCGCGAGTACGCCCACGAGGCGATCAAGGAGGCAGCCGTCGGCACAGCGCTGGCCATGCGCAAGGGCCAGCCGGAGAACGATGTGTTCGCGAAGCTCGCCGCCGATGAGCGGCTCGGTCTGACCAGTGAGCAGCTCGCGTCGCTGGTGGCAGCGCCGATTGAGTTCACCGGTGCCGCTGTCGCCCAGGTGCAGACGGTGGTCGCGAAGGTCGACGCGATCGTCGCGAGGTATGCCGACGCAGCCGCTTACGCCCCCGGCGGAATCCTCTAG
- a CDS encoding ABC transporter ATP-binding protein: MLLEVSGLSVNYGHIEALRDVSFGVEQGTVVALIGANGAGKTTTLKTLSGLRPVRAGRILLDGKDITKTPAHQRVSLGLSQSPEGRGCFPGMTVRENLDMGGFARKDRKSAEYRSDLDRVFDLFPRLREREKQAAGSMSGGEQQMVAMGRALMARPKLLLLDEPSMGLAPKLIQQIFSIVTEINQQGTTVLMVEQNAAQALKRAHQAYVLETGEIVKSGTGKDLSADPAVKAAYLGGDI, encoded by the coding sequence ATGCTTCTTGAGGTGTCCGGGCTGTCAGTGAACTACGGCCACATCGAGGCGCTGCGTGATGTCTCGTTCGGCGTCGAACAAGGCACCGTCGTGGCTCTCATCGGTGCGAACGGAGCGGGGAAGACCACCACTCTGAAGACCCTCTCGGGCTTGCGGCCCGTACGAGCCGGTCGAATCTTGCTCGACGGCAAGGACATCACCAAGACGCCGGCACACCAGCGCGTTTCTCTCGGGCTTTCGCAGTCGCCTGAGGGGCGCGGCTGTTTCCCCGGGATGACCGTGCGCGAGAACCTCGACATGGGTGGATTTGCGCGCAAGGACCGCAAATCAGCCGAATATCGGTCCGACCTCGACCGGGTCTTCGACCTCTTCCCACGGCTCCGCGAGCGCGAGAAGCAGGCGGCCGGTTCGATGTCCGGCGGTGAGCAGCAGATGGTCGCGATGGGTCGCGCCCTGATGGCTCGGCCGAAATTGCTCCTGCTCGATGAGCCGTCGATGGGGCTCGCCCCCAAACTCATCCAGCAGATCTTCTCGATCGTCACCGAGATCAACCAGCAGGGCACCACGGTGCTGATGGTCGAGCAGAACGCCGCGCAGGCGCTCAAGCGCGCGCACCAGGCGTATGTGCTCGAGACCGGGGAGATCGTGAAGTCGGGGACCGGGAAGGACCTGTCGGCCGATCCTGCGGTGAAAGCCGCGTACTTGGGCGGCGATATCTAA
- a CDS encoding ABC transporter ATP-binding protein codes for MPDALLEVDDVTIKFGGLVALDSVSFDIVPGEILGLIGPNGAGKTTCFNVMTGVYEATSGEVRFDGTKLNKLKRHQITKLGLARTFQNIRLFKSMTALENVMVGTDVHSKVGVWDALLRTKRFRSTEGASRERARELLDFVGVAALEDELAANLPYGDQRRLEIARAMATGPKLLCLDEPAAGFNPAEKQKLMQLIRKVRDDGYTVLVIEHDMRLVMGVCDRIVVLEFGKKIAEGTPAEIRDNPAVIAAYLGVEEDDDAS; via the coding sequence ATGCCTGACGCATTGCTGGAAGTCGACGATGTCACGATCAAGTTCGGAGGTCTGGTTGCGCTCGACAGCGTGTCGTTCGACATCGTCCCCGGCGAGATCTTGGGCTTGATCGGTCCCAACGGTGCCGGCAAGACCACGTGCTTCAACGTGATGACCGGGGTCTACGAGGCGACGTCGGGTGAAGTCCGTTTTGACGGTACGAAGCTGAACAAGCTCAAACGGCATCAGATCACCAAGCTTGGCCTCGCACGCACATTCCAGAACATCCGGCTCTTCAAGTCGATGACGGCTCTGGAGAACGTCATGGTCGGCACCGACGTGCACAGCAAGGTCGGAGTCTGGGACGCGCTCTTGCGTACCAAACGATTCAGGTCGACCGAAGGCGCGTCGCGCGAGCGTGCCCGCGAACTGCTCGACTTTGTCGGTGTCGCTGCTCTTGAGGACGAGTTGGCAGCCAACCTTCCCTACGGTGACCAGCGGCGGTTGGAGATCGCGCGCGCGATGGCAACCGGCCCGAAGTTGCTCTGTCTGGACGAGCCGGCTGCAGGCTTCAACCCGGCCGAGAAGCAGAAGCTCATGCAGCTCATCAGGAAGGTTCGCGACGACGGCTACACGGTCCTTGTCATCGAGCACGACATGCGTCTCGTCATGGGCGTGTGCGACCGGATCGTGGTGCTGGAGTTCGGGAAGAAGATCGCTGAGGGTACGCCGGCGGAGATCCGCGACAACCCCGCAGTCATCGCTGCGTACCTCGGTGTGGAGGAGGACGACGATGCTTCTTGA
- a CDS encoding branched-chain amino acid ABC transporter permease, translating into MKIALPTRRPGRPLPKSARTPIIALAVLLAYALPLLNIPFITTPDSDFGGVLFTCASYALVALGLNIVIGYAGLLDLGYVGFYACGAYTTGVLTANHWHWPFFLALPVAIAVTMLSGVILGAPTLRVRGDYLAIVTLGFGEIIRLVITNTQWLGGSAGIKNIPAPPSIPANHGDTLSNGLFQIPHLAWVNGQPLIDTGKQTRVLTFGVLDAIPFYWLVLTALIVVLIADILIKNSRVGRAWEATREDEDAAELMGVPTFKFKLLAFSMGAAIGGLSGAMFATRQSFIDPSTFQIILSELFVAAVVLGGSGNRWGAIAGGVVVAYLPLRFVGFSDWRVLFFGLALMALAIWRPQGLFPPRRTRRTQAVQALLKAEEVADA; encoded by the coding sequence ATGAAGATCGCACTGCCGACCCGTCGCCCGGGCCGTCCGCTTCCGAAGAGCGCCAGGACTCCGATCATCGCGCTCGCGGTGCTCCTCGCGTACGCGCTGCCGTTGTTGAATATTCCGTTCATCACCACCCCTGACAGCGATTTCGGCGGCGTCCTCTTCACCTGCGCTTCCTACGCGTTGGTGGCGCTCGGGCTCAACATCGTGATCGGGTACGCCGGGCTGCTGGACCTCGGCTACGTCGGCTTCTACGCCTGCGGGGCGTACACGACCGGCGTGCTCACGGCGAACCACTGGCACTGGCCGTTCTTCCTCGCACTACCGGTCGCGATCGCGGTGACGATGCTGTCCGGAGTGATCCTCGGTGCTCCGACGCTGCGCGTACGCGGCGACTATCTGGCGATCGTCACGCTGGGGTTCGGCGAGATCATCCGACTGGTCATCACCAACACACAGTGGCTTGGTGGCTCGGCCGGTATCAAGAACATCCCGGCGCCACCGAGCATCCCGGCGAACCACGGCGACACGTTGAGCAACGGCCTGTTCCAGATTCCACACCTCGCCTGGGTCAACGGCCAGCCGCTGATCGATACCGGCAAGCAGACCAGGGTGCTGACGTTCGGAGTACTGGACGCGATCCCGTTCTACTGGCTCGTGCTGACTGCTCTGATCGTCGTCCTGATCGCCGACATCCTGATCAAGAACAGCCGGGTCGGCCGGGCGTGGGAGGCAACCCGGGAGGACGAGGACGCCGCGGAACTGATGGGCGTCCCGACCTTCAAGTTCAAGTTGCTCGCGTTCTCCATGGGCGCGGCCATCGGCGGGCTGTCAGGCGCGATGTTTGCCACCCGGCAGAGTTTCATCGATCCTTCGACGTTCCAGATCATCCTGTCCGAGTTGTTTGTGGCAGCTGTCGTTCTCGGCGGCTCGGGAAACCGTTGGGGGGCTATCGCTGGCGGCGTCGTCGTTGCGTACCTGCCATTGCGGTTCGTCGGCTTCTCTGACTGGCGGGTGCTGTTCTTCGGTCTTGCATTGATGGCGCTCGCGATCTGGCGGCCACAAGGCCTGTTCCCGCCACGGCGGACTCGTCGAACCCAAGCGGTTCAAGCGCTACTCAAGGCTGAGGAGGTGGCTGATGCCTGA
- a CDS encoding branched-chain amino acid ABC transporter permease codes for MHTLIHSFFELTITGLVLGSVYALVALGYTLVYGVLQLINFAHSEVFMFGTFAFAWVLVAFGASPQTGAWALIGMVIVGALAAAAMSAGVALVLERVAYRPLIKNKAPKLVALISAIGASFALSELMGLRDKIANAVGLGDALAPYVANARDIYALQLPNPRPLFTIGDYQVTNIDLLILAAALVMMLALDVFVRRTRIGRSMRAVAQDPETAALMGVNSTRVIQWTFVIGGIMAGVAATLYMVKYGVTRQNSGFLLGVKAFTAAVMGGIGNLRGALLGGLILGVAENWGSALIGSQWKDVVAFVLLIVILLFRPSGLLGESLGKARA; via the coding sequence GTGCATACCCTCATCCATTCCTTCTTCGAACTGACGATCACCGGCCTGGTGCTCGGCTCGGTCTACGCCCTGGTCGCCCTGGGCTACACACTCGTGTACGGCGTGCTGCAACTGATCAACTTCGCTCACTCCGAAGTCTTCATGTTCGGCACCTTTGCCTTCGCCTGGGTACTGGTCGCGTTCGGCGCGAGTCCGCAGACCGGGGCATGGGCCCTGATCGGGATGGTGATCGTCGGCGCCTTGGCGGCCGCCGCGATGTCCGCGGGAGTCGCCCTCGTACTGGAGCGCGTCGCGTACCGCCCCTTGATCAAGAACAAGGCGCCGAAACTCGTGGCCCTCATTTCAGCCATCGGCGCATCGTTCGCGCTGTCGGAGTTGATGGGTTTGCGCGACAAGATCGCCAACGCTGTCGGCCTGGGTGACGCGCTCGCCCCGTATGTCGCCAATGCCCGCGACATCTACGCGCTACAACTACCGAACCCGAGACCACTCTTCACGATCGGTGACTATCAGGTCACGAACATCGACCTGTTGATCCTCGCCGCCGCCTTGGTGATGATGCTCGCGCTTGACGTGTTCGTGAGGCGTACGCGAATCGGGCGCAGCATGCGCGCGGTGGCCCAGGACCCGGAGACCGCGGCGCTCATGGGAGTCAACTCCACTCGGGTCATCCAGTGGACATTCGTCATCGGCGGCATCATGGCCGGTGTCGCTGCAACGCTCTACATGGTCAAGTACGGAGTCACCCGGCAGAACTCGGGCTTCCTGCTCGGCGTCAAGGCGTTCACCGCCGCGGTCATGGGGGGCATTGGCAACCTGCGGGGAGCACTTCTCGGCGGCCTGATCCTCGGAGTGGCGGAGAACTGGGGATCGGCCCTCATCGGCAGCCAGTGGAAGGACGTCGTCGCGTTCGTCCTTCTCATCGTGATCTTGCTGTTCCGGCCGTCCGGACTGCTCGGTGAGTCGCTCGGGAAGGCACGCGCATGA